TCCCGGCAGGGGACGCACTTCCCGCAGGACTCGCTCTGGGTGAAGCTCATGAAAAACCGGGCCACCTCCACGATGCAGGTGTCCTCATCGAGGACCACAAGTCCCCCAGACCCCATGATGGCACCCGCCCCGCAGAGGGAGTCGTAGTCCACCGGGAGATCAAGATACGCCTCGGAGAGACACCCTCCGGAAGGGCCGCCAATCTGGACGGCCTTGAAGCGCTTGTTGCCCTGGATACCTCCACCGACATCGAAGATGAGCTCCCGCAGGGTGATGCCCATGGGGACCTCGACAAGGCCAGTGTTCTTCACCTTCCCCGTGAGGGCAAAGGTCTTTGTGCCGGGGCTTGTAGCTGTTCCGAAGGAGCGGAACCAGGACGCCCCGTTCAGGATAATCTGGGGGACGTTCGCTAAGGTCTCGACGTTGTTGATGACGGTGGGTTTCCCCCAGAGGCCCTTCTGCGCCGGGTAAGGAGGCCGGGGATTGGGCATGCCCCGCTTCCCCTCGATGGAGGCAATGAGCGCCGTCTCCTCACCGCACACGAAGGCCCCTGCTCCCTCTTTGATTCGAATATCGAAGGAGAAGTCAGTACCGAGGATATTTTTGCCAAGAAGACCAGCCTCATATGCATCCTGGATGGCCTTTCGGAGCCGTCTCACCGCGAGAGGATACTCAGCCCGGACGTAGATGTAGCCCTCGTCTGCCCCTATGGCGTACCCGGCAATGGCTAAACCCTCGATGACGGCGTGCGGGTCCCCCTCCATGAGGCAGCGGTTCATGAAGGCTCCGGGGTCTCCCTCATCACCGTTGCAGATGACGTACTTCTTGTCCGAGCGCACCATGCGGGCGAACTGCCACTTCCGGCCCGTCGGAAAGCCTCCACCCCCGCGGCCCCGAAGGCCGGATTTCGTGATTTCCCCGATGACGTCCTCGGGAGTCATCTCTGTGAGGACTTTTGCCAGGGCCAGGTACCCATCGCGCGCTAAGTACTCGTCGAGGTTCTCGGGATTGATGCTCCCGCAGTTCCGCAGAACCAGGCGAATTTGCTTGCGGTAGAAGGGGTCGTCCTTCATGAGGGGCCAGTACTGCACTTTTCCGTTTGAGGTCTCCTGCTGCACGAGCCGGTACACGATGTTCCCCTTTTTCAGGGTCTCCTCGACGATTTCCTCAACGTCCTCCGGGGATACCCGGAGGTACTGAATGCCCCGGGGCTCGATGCGAACCCGGGGACCCGTCTCGCAAATCCCCATGCATCCTGTGGGGCACAGGGAGAAACCCTTCTCCTTCTCTTCCCTCTCGAGGGAGACGGGAACGGCAAGGCCTCTTGCGTTGAGCACCTCCACGAACCTCCGGTACACCGCTTCTGCCCCTTTGGCCAAACACCCCGTTCCCATGCACACAAGGACCCGTTGGGAGTCCTCTCTTGCCTTAAGTTGCGCGATGTACTCCTCAAGCTCCTTCCGGCTTGAGAATCTCATGACGCCTCACTCTCCTGCTCGAGCTTCTCAAGAATCTGGCGCACCTTTTCCTCATCCATGGGACCGTAGACCTGATCGTCCACCGCCATAACCGGGGCAAGGGCACAGGCCCCAATGCAGGCCACCGTCTCCACCGTGAAGAGGAGGTCCGGTGTCGTTTTCTCTCCCTCCCGAAGGCCCAGGTACTCCCGGATTGCCTTGAGGACTTTCTCAGAGCCCTTCACGTGGCAGGCGGTCCCATCGCAGACCCGGATGATGTGCTTCCCCTTGGGTTCCAAAGAGAACTGGGCGTAGAAGGTGGCCACTCCATAAACGTAGGCCGGGGAAACCCGAAGGGCCGTGGCCACGTAGGTGAGGATTTCCTCCGGAAGGTACCGGTACTCCTCCTGGATCTCCTGGAGAATGGCGATGAGGTTTGAGGGATCGTACCCGTGCTTTTCAAGAATGGCGTTGACTTTTTCAAAGCTCCGACCGAGCGTAAGGGCATTCTCGGACTTCTCCACCACTTCCACCTCCGCTAACAGTACTCAAGGTGCACGACTTTCTCGCGCTTTTTGAGCTCCTCGGCAATCTCCTCAAGAATCCTCGCCTTGAGGGAGAGCTCCCCCGAGAGCCTCGGGTTCTGGTGCGCCGGGTTTATGGCCCGCCCCCCGATGATGGTGACTTCATCGGCCTCAAAGAGAAGCGCAAGGAGCCTGCTTGCTCCGTCCTTCTCATACCGCACCTCGTTCTCCGTAACCCCCTGGCGGAGGCGCCGAAGAACCGAAGCAAGCGTGAGCACTCCTTCCGTCACAAGGTCCACTCCCTCAAGAATCCCCACCGGGGGAACATCTTCCCGGAGGGAGGCAAGGTCCACCCGGATTTCTCTCCCCAGAAAGCGGGCCAGGATGTTCCCCGTTGTCCCGCCGCAGACGACTTTTTTCCCGGGGAAGGAAAGGATACGCTCTGCAATCTCCGGGTCTTTTTCCGGATTCTCCGGTGGTCCGGCCCAGAGGATGAGGCGCCGGGGAAGGCGGATTTTCGCCACCACGCAGGTGGCATCATCCCCCGGTTTTCCCTGGTAGAGCTTCCGGGTGGTCTCGATGATGCGCAAAGCAAGTGTCTTAGCGTCCATGTGCTCGTTCACCGTGCTCTCAAGAAAGGAGGCAATCTTCTCCCACCGCCACCCCAGGTTCCAAAGTCCCCCAATCCCGGCATGGACCACCCCATCGGTAACGCCCACAATCCAGTCGTTCCGCTGGAGCCTCACATTTGCCTCAAGAACCACTCTTTTCCCGATTTCGCGCTTTCGACGCTCGAGGTACATGACTCTCCCGTTCCGAATCCAGAAAAGGGGAGGGTTGTCGAACTCGGCGATGTAGGTCTCCCCATCG
This Candidatus Caldatribacterium sp. DNA region includes the following protein-coding sequences:
- the nuoF gene encoding NADH-quinone oxidoreductase subunit NuoF, whose protein sequence is MRFSSRKELEEYIAQLKAREDSQRVLVCMGTGCLAKGAEAVYRRFVEVLNARGLAVPVSLEREEKEKGFSLCPTGCMGICETGPRVRIEPRGIQYLRVSPEDVEEIVEETLKKGNIVYRLVQQETSNGKVQYWPLMKDDPFYRKQIRLVLRNCGSINPENLDEYLARDGYLALAKVLTEMTPEDVIGEITKSGLRGRGGGGFPTGRKWQFARMVRSDKKYVICNGDEGDPGAFMNRCLMEGDPHAVIEGLAIAGYAIGADEGYIYVRAEYPLAVRRLRKAIQDAYEAGLLGKNILGTDFSFDIRIKEGAGAFVCGEETALIASIEGKRGMPNPRPPYPAQKGLWGKPTVINNVETLANVPQIILNGASWFRSFGTATSPGTKTFALTGKVKNTGLVEVPMGITLRELIFDVGGGIQGNKRFKAVQIGGPSGGCLSEAYLDLPVDYDSLCGAGAIMGSGGLVVLDEDTCIVEVARFFMSFTQSESCGKCVPCREGTKHMLNILQKIVDGRATLEDLLLLEEAALVVKDASLCGLGKTAPNPVLTTLRYFRDEYLDHVVHKVCPAHVCQAMREFWIDPEKCRTCGKCARVCPVACISGRPKVPYVIDQTKCIKCGSCFEACPFDAIVIRWRRKDQ
- the nuoE gene encoding NADH-quinone oxidoreductase subunit NuoE, which codes for MEKSENALTLGRSFEKVNAILEKHGYDPSNLIAILQEIQEEYRYLPEEILTYVATALRVSPAYVYGVATFYAQFSLEPKGKHIIRVCDGTACHVKGSEKVLKAIREYLGLREGEKTTPDLLFTVETVACIGACALAPVMAVDDQVYGPMDEEKVRQILEKLEQESEAS
- a CDS encoding SpoIIE family protein phosphatase encodes the protein MKDLFVEIAYAQVAKWGEELCGDSVCYEKGADSTVLAWSDGLGSGVKANILATLTSRIIVSMLRRNSSLDDVVETLAETLPVCRVRKIAYSTFSVVQVFPDGETYIAEFDNPPLFWIRNGRVMYLERRKREIGKRVVLEANVRLQRNDWIVGVTDGVVHAGIGGLWNLGWRWEKIASFLESTVNEHMDAKTLALRIIETTRKLYQGKPGDDATCVVAKIRLPRRLILWAGPPENPEKDPEIAERILSFPGKKVVCGGTTGNILARFLGREIRVDLASLREDVPPVGILEGVDLVTEGVLTLASVLRRLRQGVTENEVRYEKDGASRLLALLFEADEVTIIGGRAINPAHQNPRLSGELSLKARILEEIAEELKKREKVVHLEYC